A portion of the Mesobacillus boroniphilus genome contains these proteins:
- a CDS encoding serine hydrolase domain-containing protein, with product MKKKRLSIALATAVLGTGVMIPVSFAQGNQVPGASIEQRESKAGFQEVHPVFSWDKPGPLSPVLHKGSVRGAGMVQQPLDEIDGHMERMIEDRVMPGAVAFVARRGHIVKQEAYGFAYRYEDDQFTESSEPVMMEEDTIFDLASISKIFTTTAAMILYDQGRFGLDDKVSKHIPEFAVNGKEDVTIRQLLTHTSGFTAWVPLYTKGSSREDRMNFILEHPLYNEPGSTYTYSDLNMITLGLLIERLSGQRQDEFVKENITEPLGMADTMYNPPASLKKRIAATEYQPWTNRGVVWGDVHDENAWSLDGVAGHAGVFSTAEDLAKLAHMYLNNGRYGSVQILKPETVEMIIENQIPEFPGDDHGLGWELAQGWFMDALSEGTSLGHTGYTGTSIVVNRNNGTIAILLTNRVHPSRSTVSTNVARRQLARQVADSIPVKIPDGSAWFSGYGDKLQRTMIAEVELSKPAKLSFDTWHRIEADADYGYLEISADGENWEQAAIFTGSSVEWDKAEVEIPAATKQVRFRYQTDSYTNGRGWYVDNIRLVTSDGKQVEPDFSGEGWQQRNY from the coding sequence ATGAAGAAAAAACGACTATCAATTGCCTTAGCGACAGCAGTTCTCGGAACAGGGGTGATGATCCCAGTGTCATTTGCGCAAGGCAATCAAGTACCAGGGGCATCGATTGAACAGCGGGAGAGCAAAGCGGGCTTCCAGGAAGTCCATCCTGTATTTTCATGGGATAAGCCAGGTCCTTTATCGCCTGTCCTTCATAAAGGATCGGTTCGGGGAGCGGGCATGGTACAGCAGCCGCTGGACGAGATTGACGGGCATATGGAAAGAATGATTGAAGACAGAGTGATGCCAGGTGCTGTCGCGTTCGTCGCCCGCCGCGGCCATATCGTGAAGCAAGAGGCCTATGGATTTGCCTACAGATATGAAGATGACCAATTCACTGAATCTAGTGAACCGGTCATGATGGAGGAAGACACCATCTTTGACCTTGCCTCTATCAGTAAAATATTTACGACAACTGCAGCAATGATTTTGTACGACCAGGGAAGATTCGGCCTCGATGATAAAGTGTCTAAGCACATTCCTGAATTTGCTGTTAACGGAAAGGAAGACGTCACGATCAGGCAGCTCCTTACGCACACATCTGGTTTCACTGCATGGGTTCCCCTTTATACAAAAGGAAGCAGCCGCGAAGACAGAATGAATTTCATATTAGAGCATCCCTTATACAATGAGCCGGGCAGTACTTATACATACAGCGATCTCAACATGATCACGCTCGGTTTATTGATCGAAAGGCTTTCAGGCCAGCGCCAGGATGAGTTTGTCAAAGAAAATATAACAGAGCCTCTGGGAATGGCGGATACAATGTACAACCCTCCTGCATCACTAAAAAAGCGGATCGCCGCTACTGAATACCAGCCATGGACGAATCGCGGTGTTGTCTGGGGAGATGTACATGACGAAAACGCCTGGTCACTGGATGGTGTGGCAGGGCATGCTGGAGTGTTCTCCACTGCTGAGGACCTGGCAAAGCTCGCCCATATGTATTTGAATAACGGCCGTTATGGCAGTGTGCAAATTCTGAAGCCAGAAACAGTGGAGATGATCATTGAAAACCAAATCCCAGAATTCCCTGGTGATGACCATGGTTTAGGCTGGGAGCTTGCCCAGGGATGGTTCATGGATGCATTATCGGAGGGGACATCGCTTGGTCATACTGGTTATACAGGTACCTCGATTGTCGTAAACAGAAATAACGGCACGATCGCAATCCTGCTCACCAACAGGGTCCATCCTAGCCGGAGCACTGTTTCTACGAACGTCGCGCGGAGACAGCTGGCAAGGCAGGTTGCCGATTCAATCCCAGTAAAAATACCAGATGGGTCTGCCTGGTTTTCAGGATATGGAGACAAACTCCAACGGACGATGATAGCTGAAGTGGAGCTTTCAAAGCCTGCTAAACTATCATTCGACACCTGGCACCGGATTGAAGCGGATGCCGATTATGGCTATCTGGAAATCTCTGCAGACGGTGAAAACTGGGAACAAGCAGCTATTTTCACAGGAAGCAGCGTGGAATGGGATAAAGCCGAAGTTGAAATACCTGCAGCGACAAAGCAAGTCCGTTTCCGATATCAAACGGACAGTTATACAAATGGACGCGGCTGGTATGTCGACAATATTAGACTAGTAACTTCTGATGGTAAACAGGTTGAGCCTGATTTTTCAGGAGAAGGCTGGCAGCAAAGAAATTACTAA
- a CDS encoding glycoside hydrolase family 3 protein, with translation MRKISKLMLYSLVLVLAFSQMLPGISKKASAEEKNTVEDLVIYENVPEAEAAVKGGKIQLKALHVYSEGHLMLASENLAWESANKNIATVDQDGNVEFTGQNGRTFITVTDGTFKDRIAFDYKVKPSSKEEGKKGKPESETVVIKQEGQRYDLIGNAISKMTLEEKTGQMLMPDFRTWKGENVTEMLPEIEQLVKKYHLGGVILFRENVVTTEQTARLVSDYQQAAEKFGLLLTIDQEGGIVTRLQSGTDMPGNMALGATRSPEIAYNVGNSIGEELASLGINMNFAPVMDVNNNPDNPVIGVRSFGEDPQLVADMGVAYTKGLQAAGVAATAKHFPGHGDTAVDSHLGLPEVPHDKERLKEVELYPFQKGMEAGIDAIMTAHVTFPKIDGTKAVSQKTGEEIAIPATLSYKVLTELMREEMNYEGVITTDAMNMKAIADHFGPVDAAIRAVKAGTDIVLMPVGLEDVAAGLLEAVKAGDISEERVEASVRRILTLKVKRGVIKEETPVSVEDKIANAVKVVGSAEHKQIEKEAAEKSITLVKNDAGLPLKLASSEKIVVVGNTFISSVGEAVKKRHDNTTIISSSTYKLTEVQLELIKNASAVVVGTYTYNVSGRTPSSTQMAMVNQIIELVDAPVIGVGIRNPYDVMAYPEIDAYLTQYGFRPASFEAVAGAMFGEFAPTGKLPITIPDYNGGVLYEFGHGLTY, from the coding sequence ATGAGGAAAATCAGCAAGCTTATGCTTTATTCACTAGTGCTCGTGCTGGCTTTTTCACAGATGCTGCCCGGGATTTCGAAGAAGGCTAGTGCTGAGGAAAAGAACACAGTGGAGGATCTCGTGATTTACGAAAACGTTCCTGAAGCGGAAGCAGCAGTTAAAGGTGGAAAGATACAATTGAAAGCACTCCATGTGTATTCAGAAGGACACCTCATGCTGGCATCTGAAAACCTTGCCTGGGAGTCAGCAAATAAGAATATCGCAACAGTGGACCAGGATGGAAATGTGGAGTTCACAGGACAGAATGGACGGACGTTCATTACAGTGACAGACGGTACTTTCAAGGATCGTATTGCATTCGATTATAAAGTGAAACCATCCTCTAAAGAAGAAGGGAAAAAAGGAAAGCCTGAATCCGAAACGGTGGTCATTAAGCAGGAAGGTCAGCGATATGACTTGATTGGCAATGCGATCAGCAAAATGACCCTGGAGGAAAAAACAGGGCAAATGCTGATGCCTGATTTCAGGACTTGGAAAGGTGAAAATGTAACCGAAATGCTGCCGGAAATTGAGCAGCTCGTGAAAAAATACCATTTGGGAGGGGTCATCCTTTTCCGTGAGAATGTAGTGACAACAGAACAGACAGCACGCCTGGTTTCCGATTACCAGCAAGCGGCCGAAAAATTCGGCCTGCTGCTGACGATTGACCAGGAAGGCGGAATTGTCACAAGGCTTCAATCTGGTACAGATATGCCAGGAAATATGGCATTAGGCGCAACACGTTCACCAGAAATTGCTTATAACGTGGGCAACTCAATCGGTGAGGAACTGGCGTCTTTGGGAATTAACATGAACTTCGCACCAGTTATGGACGTTAATAACAATCCGGACAATCCAGTAATCGGCGTTCGCTCATTTGGCGAAGACCCACAGCTTGTTGCCGACATGGGGGTAGCTTATACAAAAGGACTCCAGGCCGCTGGTGTTGCGGCGACAGCGAAACACTTCCCGGGACATGGGGACACGGCCGTTGATTCCCACCTTGGACTGCCTGAAGTTCCACACGATAAAGAACGCTTGAAGGAAGTCGAGCTGTATCCATTCCAAAAGGGAATGGAAGCCGGTATTGACGCGATCATGACAGCACATGTGACTTTCCCTAAAATTGACGGGACAAAAGCCGTTTCTCAGAAAACCGGAGAAGAAATCGCGATTCCGGCAACCCTTTCATACAAGGTCCTGACAGAGCTGATGCGTGAAGAAATGAACTATGAAGGTGTCATCACAACAGATGCGATGAACATGAAAGCGATCGCTGACCATTTCGGTCCTGTCGATGCAGCCATCCGCGCGGTAAAAGCAGGTACCGATATCGTTTTGATGCCAGTCGGTCTTGAAGATGTAGCAGCAGGACTGCTGGAAGCAGTGAAAGCTGGTGATATTTCCGAAGAACGAGTCGAAGCATCCGTTAGACGTATTCTAACCTTGAAGGTAAAAAGAGGTGTGATCAAGGAAGAAACGCCTGTTTCAGTCGAAGACAAGATTGCGAATGCAGTGAAGGTGGTTGGCTCTGCTGAGCATAAGCAAATTGAAAAGGAAGCGGCTGAGAAATCAATCACTTTGGTTAAAAATGACGCAGGACTGCCTCTGAAGCTGGCTAGTAGTGAGAAGATCGTAGTTGTTGGCAATACTTTTATCAGTAGTGTGGGTGAAGCGGTTAAAAAGCGTCATGATAATACAACCATCATTTCATCTTCAACTTATAAACTGACAGAGGTTCAGCTGGAACTAATTAAAAACGCCAGCGCGGTAGTAGTCGGCACCTATACTTACAATGTGTCAGGCCGGACACCCTCCAGCACCCAAATGGCTATGGTCAACCAGATCATTGAGCTGGTCGATGCTCCTGTTATCGGTGTCGGCATCCGCAATCCATACGACGTTATGGCTTACCCCGAAATTGACGCATATTTAACCCAATATGGTTTCCGTCCAGCAAGCTTTGAAGCAGTGGCCGGGGCGATGTTTGGAGAATTCGCGCCAACAGGAAAGCTGCCTATCACGATTCCTGATTATAATGGCGGAGTTCTCTACGAATTTGGCCATGGTTTAACCTACTAA
- a CDS encoding exo-beta-N-acetylmuramidase NamZ family protein, with the protein MKKWLAALLTTVLILSSLTIALANHDSGQGKSQEMKKFKVGAEALLQDHKDLIKGKRVGLITNPTGVDQDLTSVVDLLFNDPDVELTALYGPEHGVRGSAQAGAYVEYYIDEKTQLPVYSLYGKTKKPTPDMLENVDVLLFDIQDVGTRFYTYIYTMAYAMEAAKENDIPFIVLDRPNPLGGHKVEGPVLETDYKSFVGNYEIPLRHGMTVGELAKLFNEEFNIGADLTVVEMDRWKRTMHYGETPLEFIMPSPNMPTLDTAFVYPGAALIEGTNVSEGRGTTKPFELIGAPFINSDDLSAKLNSLNLPGVKFRAASFTPTFSKHAGKLSHGIQIHITDGDSFKPVETGLHIVKTIHDMYPEDFQFRAEDSRGISFFDLLTGNGWIREEIEAGTSVEDIQAMWEDELNEFKLVREKYLLY; encoded by the coding sequence TTGAAAAAATGGCTGGCAGCATTATTGACGACCGTCCTTATTCTCTCTTCATTGACCATTGCATTGGCAAACCATGATAGTGGACAGGGCAAGAGCCAGGAGATGAAGAAATTCAAGGTTGGAGCTGAAGCACTGCTACAGGACCACAAGGATTTAATCAAAGGCAAGCGAGTCGGACTGATCACGAATCCTACTGGAGTAGACCAAGATCTGACCAGTGTTGTCGACCTGCTTTTCAATGATCCTGATGTCGAGTTGACCGCACTTTACGGTCCTGAGCATGGCGTGCGTGGAAGCGCACAGGCTGGAGCTTATGTAGAGTACTATATCGATGAAAAAACACAGCTTCCTGTATACAGCCTTTACGGGAAAACGAAGAAACCAACACCGGATATGCTCGAAAATGTGGATGTCCTGTTGTTTGATATCCAGGATGTAGGGACAAGATTCTATACGTATATTTACACAATGGCTTATGCGATGGAAGCGGCAAAGGAAAACGATATCCCATTCATCGTGCTTGACCGTCCGAATCCGCTTGGCGGACATAAAGTGGAGGGACCTGTCCTTGAAACAGATTATAAATCCTTTGTAGGAAACTATGAGATCCCTCTGCGTCACGGCATGACGGTAGGTGAGCTGGCGAAGCTCTTTAATGAAGAATTCAACATCGGCGCAGACTTGACTGTAGTTGAGATGGATCGCTGGAAGCGCACAATGCATTATGGTGAAACGCCTCTGGAGTTTATCATGCCATCACCAAACATGCCTACCTTGGATACTGCATTCGTCTATCCCGGAGCGGCACTGATTGAAGGAACGAATGTATCAGAAGGAAGAGGCACAACAAAGCCGTTTGAGCTGATCGGGGCACCGTTCATCAATTCTGATGACTTGTCCGCAAAATTGAACTCTTTGAATCTTCCAGGAGTAAAGTTCCGGGCAGCGTCGTTCACTCCGACATTCTCAAAGCATGCTGGCAAACTGTCCCATGGAATCCAGATCCATATTACGGACGGTGATTCATTCAAACCAGTAGAAACAGGGCTTCATATTGTAAAAACAATTCATGACATGTATCCTGAAGACTTCCAATTCCGCGCTGAAGACAGCAGGGGGATTTCCTTCTTCGATCTATTGACAGGAAACGGCTGGATCCGGGAAGAAATTGAAGCCGGAACATCCGTGGAAGACATTCAGGCCATGTGGGAAGATGAATTGAATGAGTTCAAGCTGGTGAGGGAAAAGTACCTTCTCTATTAA
- a CDS encoding methionine aminopeptidase, whose amino-acid sequence MGLFNALNQWRNARYENHLSNMKDQNKCPDCHGRGYYAFSANEFVYYAAPYECPGCSGSGLYTDWSNSTI is encoded by the coding sequence ATGGGTTTATTTAATGCGCTCAACCAATGGAGAAATGCTAGATATGAAAACCACCTTTCAAATATGAAGGACCAGAATAAATGCCCTGACTGCCACGGCAGAGGATACTATGCATTTTCCGCGAATGAGTTTGTCTATTACGCCGCACCATACGAATGTCCTGGCTGCAGCGGCAGTGGATTATATACAGATTGGAGCAACAGTACAATATAA
- a CDS encoding Dps family protein, with protein MKNELTQAVNKQIANWTVLYIKLHNYHWYVTGPEFFTLHAKFEELYNEAALHIDELAERLLAMGDKPVATMSGALELASIKEASGNESATDMVASIVDDYSTMIQELKKGMELAEEVNDDTTSDLLLSIHSGLEKHVWMLNSFLGR; from the coding sequence ATGAAAAATGAATTGACGCAGGCAGTCAACAAGCAGATCGCAAACTGGACTGTACTCTACATCAAGCTCCATAACTACCACTGGTATGTGACAGGGCCGGAATTTTTCACCCTGCACGCAAAATTCGAAGAGCTGTACAACGAAGCGGCCTTACATATCGATGAACTCGCAGAAAGATTGCTGGCAATGGGTGACAAACCTGTCGCAACTATGTCCGGTGCACTTGAACTCGCCTCTATAAAAGAAGCATCAGGAAATGAAAGCGCGACTGATATGGTCGCAAGCATAGTCGATGACTATTCAACAATGATTCAAGAACTAAAGAAGGGAATGGAGCTGGCAGAGGAAGTCAATGATGACACAACAAGCGACCTGCTGCTATCCATTCATTCAGGTTTAGAGAAGCATGTGTGGATGCTGAATTCTTTCCTGGGGAGATAA
- a CDS encoding winged helix-turn-helix transcriptional regulator: MDKSICPRFEKAMTILSQRWTGMIIYQLLTGPQRFCTIESSVGVSGRVLSERLKDLESEGIVRREVHPETPVRIEYSLTEKGKALEPLMKEIEKWSQSWLEN, from the coding sequence ATGGATAAGTCGATTTGTCCCAGATTTGAAAAAGCCATGACAATCCTAAGCCAGCGTTGGACTGGAATGATCATATATCAGCTGCTTACTGGACCACAGCGTTTTTGTACGATTGAATCCTCTGTAGGAGTTAGTGGAAGAGTGCTCTCTGAGCGATTGAAGGACTTGGAAAGTGAAGGTATTGTGAGACGTGAAGTTCATCCAGAAACTCCAGTCCGGATCGAATATTCTTTGACCGAAAAAGGCAAGGCACTGGAACCTCTTATGAAAGAAATAGAAAAATGGTCACAGAGCTGGCTGGAAAACTAG
- a CDS encoding DoxX family protein, with translation MIKKHEAAATILRLVLGATFLIHGAAKFQGGIENTVGFFESIGFPGFSAYIVALVELIGGLAMLLGVGTRVISILFAIVLAVAVVKVKLAGGFLGNGQMAGFELDLALLAISIFLAITNKSLFALDNVIFQSKNA, from the coding sequence ATGATAAAAAAGCATGAAGCAGCAGCAACTATTTTAAGATTAGTATTAGGAGCTACATTCTTGATCCATGGAGCTGCAAAGTTCCAGGGGGGCATTGAAAATACAGTCGGCTTTTTTGAAAGCATTGGTTTTCCTGGATTCTCGGCATACATTGTTGCCTTAGTAGAACTTATTGGCGGGTTAGCAATGCTCCTAGGTGTAGGAACGAGGGTGATTTCTATTTTATTTGCGATCGTTTTAGCAGTAGCTGTTGTAAAGGTGAAACTTGCAGGAGGATTTCTGGGAAATGGTCAAATGGCGGGCTTTGAGCTTGATCTGGCCTTGCTGGCAATCTCCATCTTTCTTGCCATTACAAACAAATCGCTATTTGCCCTGGATAATGTGATTTTTCAATCAAAGAATGCATAA
- a CDS encoding VOC family protein, protein MSFHQPPVTFVSQVNIKVQSFERSLAFYEDVIGFKVYEKTDKSAKLTADGKTVLLSIEQPSDVIPKRGRSTGLYHFALLLPDRIDLAKILKHFLQSGYPLQGASDHLVSEALYLADPDGNGIEIYTDRPASKWEWNEQQVVMATHALDAENLLAEDMEQDWNGLPAGTVMGHIHLHVAELEKTEEFYTKGLGFEVVSRYGPQALFISSGKYHHHIGLNTWNGVGAPTPPANSVGLGSFSLVLPDKASLKETVHRLKEIGAAVEEEKGMFITEDPSGNRINLETAK, encoded by the coding sequence ATGAGTTTTCATCAACCGCCGGTTACTTTTGTAAGTCAGGTAAATATAAAAGTACAAAGTTTTGAACGTTCCCTTGCCTTTTATGAAGATGTAATTGGTTTTAAGGTATATGAAAAAACGGATAAATCCGCCAAGTTAACTGCCGATGGAAAAACGGTGCTGTTAAGCATTGAGCAGCCATCCGATGTGATCCCGAAGAGGGGAAGATCTACTGGATTGTATCATTTCGCACTGTTACTGCCTGACAGGATTGACCTGGCAAAAATACTGAAGCACTTCCTGCAGTCTGGATATCCATTGCAGGGGGCATCTGACCATCTAGTAAGTGAAGCACTGTATTTAGCAGATCCGGATGGAAATGGAATTGAGATCTATACAGATAGACCAGCTTCAAAATGGGAATGGAATGAGCAGCAAGTGGTGATGGCCACTCACGCCCTGGATGCAGAAAATCTTCTTGCAGAGGATATGGAGCAAGATTGGAATGGGCTTCCTGCAGGAACAGTGATGGGACATATCCATTTACATGTCGCAGAACTAGAAAAAACAGAAGAGTTTTACACAAAGGGACTTGGCTTTGAAGTGGTAAGCCGTTACGGACCACAGGCTCTCTTTATTTCTTCCGGAAAGTATCATCACCATATCGGGCTGAACACCTGGAATGGAGTAGGTGCACCTACACCGCCTGCTAATAGCGTAGGACTTGGATCTTTTTCTCTAGTTTTGCCGGATAAAGCGAGTTTGAAAGAAACAGTTCACCGCCTGAAAGAAATCGGGGCAGCTGTCGAAGAAGAAAAAGGCATGTTCATTACGGAAGATCCTTCAGGAAACCGCATCAATCTGGAAACAGCTAAGTAA
- a CDS encoding NADPH-dependent FMN reductase, which translates to MSLLNKLFGRKKKEGTKMTTEKMNMGIILGSTRQGRVSPQVGEWVKGIADRRGNVNYEIVDIADFELPFLGTTDGSEPGIAAWNEKLASLDGFVFIVQEYNHSITGALKNALDFAREAWNNKAAGIVSYGSTGGARAAEHLRGICGELKIADVRTHPTLSLFTDFENGTEFKPQALHLDNVNAMLDEVEAWSRALKTLR; encoded by the coding sequence ATGAGTTTATTAAACAAACTTTTTGGAAGAAAAAAGAAGGAGGGAACAAAGATGACAACAGAAAAAATGAATATGGGAATTATTTTAGGCAGTACAAGACAAGGGCGTGTTAGCCCTCAGGTTGGCGAATGGGTAAAGGGGATTGCTGACCGCCGCGGAAATGTAAATTACGAGATTGTGGACATTGCTGATTTTGAATTGCCTTTCCTTGGCACGACTGACGGTTCTGAGCCTGGGATTGCTGCCTGGAATGAAAAGCTTGCCAGTCTGGATGGTTTCGTATTTATTGTCCAGGAGTACAATCACAGTATTACAGGAGCCTTGAAAAACGCACTTGATTTTGCACGCGAAGCATGGAATAACAAAGCTGCTGGAATCGTAAGTTATGGTTCAACGGGTGGAGCAAGGGCAGCTGAGCATTTAAGAGGAATCTGCGGTGAATTGAAAATTGCCGACGTCCGTACACATCCAACATTATCCCTATTTACAGACTTTGAGAACGGTACAGAATTCAAACCACAAGCCCTGCATCTCGATAATGTCAATGCAATGCTGGATGAAGTCGAGGCATGGAGCCGTGCATTGAAAACATTGAGATAA
- a CDS encoding FMN-dependent NADH-azoreductase: protein MAKVLYITAHPLTEEQSFSLAAGKAFIDTYKEQNQNDEIIHLDLYKENIPHIDADVLGGWGKLQKGTEFSALSADEQAKVGRLAELVDQFTAADKFVFVTPLWNFSFPPVMKAYLDAVAVAGKTFRYTQEGPVGLMTDKKALHIQARGGYYSEGPAANMEMGNRYIETIMNFFGVPSMECLFLEGHNANPEKAQEIKENGIARAKDLAHTF from the coding sequence ATGGCTAAAGTTTTATACATCACAGCACATCCGCTGACTGAAGAACAATCTTTCAGTCTGGCAGCAGGAAAAGCGTTCATTGACACGTACAAAGAGCAGAACCAGAATGATGAAATCATCCATCTGGATCTATATAAAGAAAACATTCCGCACATCGATGCCGACGTATTAGGAGGCTGGGGAAAGCTGCAAAAAGGAACTGAGTTCTCTGCGCTATCCGCAGACGAACAGGCAAAAGTAGGCCGTCTTGCTGAACTGGTTGACCAGTTCACAGCAGCAGATAAATTTGTTTTCGTGACACCGCTTTGGAACTTCTCATTCCCTCCAGTCATGAAGGCATATCTGGATGCAGTAGCAGTAGCAGGCAAAACATTCAGATATACACAGGAAGGACCTGTCGGCTTAATGACAGACAAAAAGGCCCTTCACATCCAGGCGCGCGGCGGTTATTACTCAGAAGGACCGGCAGCGAACATGGAAATGGGAAATCGCTACATCGAAACGATAATGAATTTCTTCGGTGTACCTTCAATGGAATGCCTATTCCTTGAAGGCCACAATGCGAACCCGGAAAAAGCACAGGAAATCAAAGAAAACGGAATTGCGCGTGCTAAGGATTTGGCACATACATTCTAA